Sequence from the Streptomyces sp. NBC_00358 genome:
CGACGACCTGGCGTTCACCTCCGGAACCACCGGACTGTCCGTCAAGGGCTCCGACATCTCCTCCCTCGCCAAGAGCGAGGCCTACGGCGGGGTCTACAAGACCAGTTCCGGCACGACGGGTGACGCGCTCGCCATCCTCAAGTCCGCCGGGATGAACTACGCCCGCCTCAAGGTCTGGGTGAACCCGGCCGACGGCTACAACAACAAGGCCCGCGTCCTCGCGATGGCCAAGCGCATCAAGGCGCAGGGCATGAAGCTCCTGATCGACTTCCACTACTCGGACACCTGGGCCGACCCGGGTACCCAGACCAAGCCGGCCGCGTGGGTCGGACACACGTACAGCCAGCTCAAGACGGACGTCTACAACCACACGTACGACGTTCTCAACGGCCTGAAGGCGCAGGGCACCACGGCCGACATGGTGCAGATCGGCAACGAGATCAACGGCGGCATGCTCTGGTCCGAGGGCTCCACGGACAACTTCGCCCAGCTCGCCGGACTGCTCAACTCCGGCTACTCCGCCGCCAAGGCGGTGAGTTCCTCCACGGTCGTGGCCCTGCACCTCGCCAAGGGCGGCGACCTCACCGGCACCCGCTGGTGGTTCGACACCGCCCTCGCCAACGGCGTGAAGTTCGACGCCATCGGCCTTTCCTACTACGGCTATTGGCACGGCTCGCTCTACGACTTCCAGACCACCCTGGACGACGCGGCCGCCCGCTACGGCAAGCCGGTCTTCGTCGCCGAGACGGCCTACCCCTTCCGTCTGGACAGCGACGACGCGCTCACCAACCAGATCGACACGACCGCCGAACTGGTCTCCGGCTACGCGGCCACGACCACCGGGCAGTCCAACTGGCTGCGGGACGTCATGAACATCGTGGAGGCCGTACCGAACGGCCGGGGTCTCGGCGTCTTCTACTGGGAGGCGACCTGGACGGCGGTCACCGGCAACGGCTGGGACCCGACCGACGCGACCTCCGGCAACGGATGGGAGAACCAGGCCCTGTTCGGCTTCGACGACAAGGCGCTTCCGGCCATGTCCCAGTTCAGTCACCGCTGAGCCCGGGAGGGGCCCGGCCGCCGGTGCGGCCGGGCCCCGTACTCTTTCGGAGCGGTCCGGGTCCGGCCAGGGTCGTGGAAGGCCGTGCGTGCCGCCGCGGGCTGCGGGACAGTAGCGGGAGACCGCCGCGACGGAGGGGGACGAGATGCTGAAGGGGCCCGTCAACGGGCAACGGCGGGACATCCTGGAGTGGTTGCGGGACCCCGAGGCGCACTTCCCGCCGCAGCGCCGCGGCGACCTCGTCGACGACGGCGTCAGCCCGGAGGCCCTCGCCGTCAAACTCGGGGTGAACCGGGCCGTGGCACGCACCCATCTCGACCTCCTCACCGGAGTCGGTCTGCTGCGCGCCAAGAAGGTCGGACGGCGGACCTACTACCGGCGCGACGAGTACCGCATCGCCGAGGTCAGCCATTTCTTCGAGAAGGGCTGGTAGGCGCGTGGAACAGCGGTCGACAACGGCGGCCGGGCGCGCCGCCCTCGTACCCCGGCGCCTGGTGCCGCTCGGCGGCCGCGGTCCCGAGGACGTGGTAGCCGACTCCCGGGGCGGGGTGCTGACCGGTCTGGAGGACGGCCGGATCGTCCGCGTCGACGGGCTCGGCGATCCCGACAGAACCGACGTCCGGGTCGTCGCCGAGACGGGCGGCAGGCCCCTGGGGCTCGAACTCCTGCCGGACAACGCTCTGTTGGTGTGCGACGCCGAGCGCGGACTGCTGCGGATCGGGCTCGACGACGGGGTCGTCCGGGTCCTCGCCGACCGGGTCGCCGGTGCGCCGCTCCGCTTCTGCAGCAATGTGGTCGCGCTCTCGGACGGAACGGTGTACTTCACCGTCTCCAGCCGGAGTCACCCGCTCAAGCAGTGGATCGGCGATCTCGTCGAACACACCGGGTCCGGCTGTCTGCTGCGCCTCGCCCCGGGGGAGACCGAGCCCGAAGTGATCCTGGAGGGGCTGCAGTTCGCCAACGGACTCGCCTGCTCGGCCGACGAGTCCTTCCTCGTCCTCGCGGAGACCGGTGCGTGGCGGCTCGTCCGCTACTGGCTCACCGGGCCGCGGGCGGGCCGAGCCGAGACCTTCGTCGACGACCTCCCGGGCCAGCCGGACAACCTCTGGCGCGCCCCGGACGGTCCGATCTGGGTGGCCCTGGCGGGACCCCGCGTGGCCGCCCTGGAACTCCTGCACCGCCGGGGCCCGGCGGTCCGGCGTGCCGCGGCCCGGGTCGCCGTGCGCGCGCCCTTCCGCCCGCCGGGCACCACGGGCGTTCTCGCGGTGGACGACGCGGGCGGTGTCGTGCATCACCTGGAGAGCCGCCGGGCGCGGTACCGCATGGTGACCAGCGCCTGCGAGTCGGAGGGCCGGCTGATCCTCGGCAGCATCTGGGAGCGGGGCCTCGCGGTCTGTGACCTGCCCGGCGTCCCCGGCTGACCGGCCGGGCGCGGCCCGTCCGAGGGACGGGCCGGGTGTGCGCGTCCCTCGGCCCCGGCGTTACCCTGTTCACCGGCCGCGATCTTGTGTCGTGGCGCGGCGGTGGGGCTCGCCGTACCCGAACCGCGGCACGGATGCCGCCAACGGTCCCTGCTTGCGATGCCGTGTGCCCGCACCGGCCCGGCGAGTAGGAGCCCCAGCACATGACAGTCCCGCATCCCGAACGCGTCGGTGAGTCCGGCGCCCCCGTACGCGCGCCCGCGCGCGGGGCGTCCCCCTGGCACGGCCAGGGCCCGGTCGTCGCGGTGGTCGCCCTCGGCGGCGCCGTCGGCGCCACGGCCCGGTACGGCGCGGCGCGGTTGTGGCCCACCCCGGCCGACGCCTTCCCCTGGACGACCTTCGCGGTCAATGTCGTGGGCTGTGCCGTGATCGGCGTCTTCATGGTGCTGATCACCGACGCGTGGCGGGCGCACCGCCTCGTACGCCCCTTCTTCGGCACCGGGGTCCTCGGCGGCTTCACCACCTTCTCGACGTACGCCGTCGACATCCGGAAGCTGATCGGCGCGGGCCACGCGGGCATCGGGCTCGGCTATCTCGCCGCGACCCTGTGCGCGGCGCTCGCGGCGGTGTGGCTCGGAGTCGCGGCGACCCGCCGCGCCCTGGCATGGAGGCGGCGATGACAAGACTGACGGGCAGTGCGCTGCGGGTGACGGTCTTCATCGGGGAGAACGACACCTGGCACCACAAGCCGCTCTACGCGGAGATCGTGCACCGTGCCCACGCGGCGGGCCTCGCGGGCGCCAGCGTCTTCCGGGGCATCGAGGGATTCGGCGCCTCCTCGCTCATCCACACCTCGCGGCTGCTCTCGCTCAGCGAGGACCTTCCGGTGGCCGTGATCGTCGTGGACACCGAGGAGCGTGTACGGGCCTTCCTGCCGCAGCTCGACGAACTCGTCACCGAGGGTCTCGTGATCCTCGACGACTGCGAGGTCATCCGCTACGCGGGCCGGGGCGCCGCCCCCACGGACACCTCCGGCGCCCCCCGCGCCTCCGGCGACGACCGACCGGGGGCGGGTGAGAAGTCGTTGTGAACTGGCTGCTGGTGATCCTCGGCGCGGCGGTCGGAGCGCCCCTGCGGTATCTGACCGACCGGGCGGTACAGCTCAAGCACGATACGGTCTTCCCCTGGGGCACCCTCGTCGTGAACGTGACAGGGTGCCTGGTTCTCGGTGCGCTGACCGGAGCGGCCTCGGCCGGTCAGGTGCCAGGACACCTGCAACTGCTGCTCGGGACCGGCCTGTGCGGGGCGCTGACCACGTACTCGACGTTCTCGTACGAGACCCTGCGGCTGACCGAGACCGGTGCGGGGTTCTACGCTGCCGCCAACGTGATCGTGAGCGTGACGGCGGGCCTCGGCGCGGCGTTCGCCGGAGTCTCGTTTGCGCAAGCTTTGTGGACGTAGCTGACGGGCGTCCGCGCGCATAGGTAACACTGTCTCCTGCACTGTCTACAGCACTGTCGACCAACTCCTCAGAACTGGATCCCATGAGCGTCATCAACGTCGGTCAGGCCGTCGTCCTCGGAGTCGTCGAGGGGGTGACCGAATTCCTTCCCGTGTCCTCGACCGGTCACCTCAAGATCACCGAGGGACTGATGAACATCCCCGTCGACGACGACGCCGTCGTCGGCTTCTCCGCGGTCATCCAGGTCGGCGCGATCGCCGCCGTGCTCGTGTACTTCTTCAAGGACATCGTGCGGATCGTCTCCGCCTGGGGACGCGGGCTGCGCAACAAGGACGAGCGGCACAACCACGACTACAAGTTCGCCTGGTGGGTCATCTACGCGACGATCCCGATCGTGGCCGTGGGTCTCGCGGCCAAGCCGCTCATCGAGGGTCCGCTGGCCTCCCTGTGGGTGGTCGCCGGCTCGCTGATCGCGGGCAGTGCCGTGATGTGGGCGGCCGACCAGATGGGCCGCCACAAGCGCGGTGAGGACGACGTCTCCTTCAAGGACGCGATGCTGGTCGGCAGCTCCCAGATCCTCGCCCTGCTCTTCCCCGGCTTCTCGCGCTCCGGCGCCACCATGTCGACGGGCCTCATCCTCGACCTGGACCGCGTCGCCGCCACCCGGCTCTCCTTCTTCCTCGGCATCCCGGCCCTCACCGGCGCGGGCCTGTACGAGCTCAAGGACGCCCTGGGCACCGGAGTGGGCGCCGCCCCGCTCATCGTCGGCACCGTCGTGTCGTTCGTCGTCGCCTACGCCTCGATCGCCTGGCTGCTGAAGTTCGTCGCCAAGCACTCGTTCAACGCCTTCGTGATCTACCGCATCGTCATCGGCGTGCTGCTCTTCGGGCTGCTGGGCGCGGGCATCATCGACAGCTGACACCCACCCGGGCGCCGGCGCGAGCCGGTCTCGGGGCATGAACGATTCGCCCACAGGGGGCGCGAAGCCGGATTCCAGGCTTCGCGCCCCCTGTGCCGTTCGCCACGCCCCGCTCGGCGTCCCCTGCGGCGACCCGGTGGCGCCCACGGCGCGGACATCCACGGCCGCGGCAAGGGCCGGACACAGGGCGCGGGCCCCGACGGAGGGCCCGTCACAACCGATGGGCCGCCCGGCCGGGCGGGCGGCACAATGGCGATCATGCCCGCGAATCCGTCGTACCCGTCCTCCCTGACCTTCCAGCCGGTCCTGGAGCGCATCGCCACCGAGATCGCGCAGACACCGGGACGCGGGCGGCCCGCCGACTACATCCCGGCGCTGGCGGCCTGCGACCCACGCCGCTTCGGCATGGCCGTGGCGGAGCTCGACGGCACGGTGTACGGCGTCGGGGACTGGCAGCAGCCGTTCTCCACGCAGTCCATCACGAAGGTCTTCACGCTCGCCCTCGACCTGGCCCGCGAGGGCGACGCGCTGTGGGAGCACGTCGGGCGGGAGCCCTCGGGCAACCCCTTCAACTCCCTGGTCCAGTTGGAGTACGAGAACGGCATCCCGCGCAACCCGTTCATCAACGCGGGAGCCCTCGTCGTCACCGACCGGCTGCAGACCCGGACCGGGGACGCGGCCGGCACCCTGCTGGAGTTCCTGCGGGCCGAGAGCGGAAACGAGCGGCTCACCTTCGACAAGGACATCGCCGCCTCCGAGACCGCGAACGGCGACCGCAACGCGGCACTCGGCCACTTCATGGCGTCGTACGGCAACATCGACAACCCGGTGCCGGTGCTGCTCGACCAGTACTTCCTGCAGTGCTCCATCGCCGCGTCATGCGCCGACCTCGCCCTCGCCACCGGATTCCTGGCCCGGCACGGCATCCGCGCCGACGGCGGCCGGCTGCTCACCCAGAGCCAGGCCAAACAGGTCAACGCGATCATGCTGACGTGCGGGACCTACGACGCCGCGGGCGACTTCGCCTACCGGGTCGGGCTGCCGGGCAAGAGCGGGGTCGGCGGCGGCATCATCGCCGTGGTCCCCGGCCGCTGCACCCTGTGCGTCTGGAGCCCGGGTCTCGACGAGCGGGGCAACTCGGTGGCGGGCGTGGCCGCCCTGGACCGCTTCACGACCCTGACCGGGCTGTCGGTCTTCTAGCCCGGCCCGGCGACCGCCTCGGCGTCCGCGGGCCCCGGCGTCCGCCCCGGCGTCCGCGGGCCCCGCGACCGCCCCGATGTCCGCGGGCCCCGCGACCGCCCCGGTGCCGGCGGGCGACACGACCGCTCCGGCGTCCGCCGATTCCGGGAGCACCACACGGAGGTCACGCGCCGGACCCCGCCAGGAGAGCGCCGCGTCGCCTCTCGGCCACTCGGCGTTGACACGCTGGCGGAGTGCCGGCCATGCCTTTCCCCGTCGATCTCCACCGCTGCCAGGCCATCGGCCTGGCCGGTACCGCCTTCCTCGCGCTGGGCGGCGAGACCGCGGGAGCCCTGCCCGCGCACGACCTCCTCGCCCCCGAGTCGGGCCGGGCCGTGCTGGGCCTGGTCGGGGTGTACTTCGGCGTCGTCCTGCTGATAGCCGCGTGGGCACTGCTCGGCACCGTCGTGCGCGGGCCCGAACCGCCGACTCCGCGCTCCCTGCTGCTCGTTCTGGCCACCTGGGCGGCGCCGCTGCTGCTCGCGCCGCCGCTCTTCAGCCGGGACGTCTACAGCTACCTCGCACAGGGCGCGATGGTCGACGCCCACATCGACGTGTACGCGAACGGACCCGCGCGACTCGGCGGCCCGCTCGCGGACGAGGTGGCGCCCGTGTGGCAGCGGACGGCGACGCCGTACGGCCCGGTCTTCCTCGCCGTCGCCCGCGGCCTGTCGGCGCTGACCCGCGGGGAGATACCCGCCGGACTGCTCGGTATGCGGATGGTCGCCCTGCTCGGCGTCGCCCTCATGGCCGCGGCCCTGCCCCGCCTCGCCCGGCACAGCGGCGCCGATCCCGCCGCCGCGCTGTGGTTGGGCGCGCTCAACCCGCTGGTCCTGCTGCATCTGGTGGCCGGTGCGCACAACGACGCCATCATGCTCGGCCTGCTCGGTGTCGGCCTGGTGGCCGCGCGCGGCCACCGGCCCGTCGTCGGCGTCGTGCTGGTCACGCTCGCCGCACTCGTCAAGGTGCCCGCCGCGCTCGGGCTGGTCGCGGTCATCGCGCTGCGCGGGCGCGGGCAGGGGCGCCGGGGGCTCGCGCGGGCCACGGCGACCACCCTGCCGGTCGCGGTCGCCACGACGGTCGCCGCGACCGCCGTGGCCGGTACCGGCTACGGC
This genomic interval carries:
- a CDS encoding glutaminase, whose product is MAIMPANPSYPSSLTFQPVLERIATEIAQTPGRGRPADYIPALAACDPRRFGMAVAELDGTVYGVGDWQQPFSTQSITKVFTLALDLAREGDALWEHVGREPSGNPFNSLVQLEYENGIPRNPFINAGALVVTDRLQTRTGDAAGTLLEFLRAESGNERLTFDKDIAASETANGDRNAALGHFMASYGNIDNPVPVLLDQYFLQCSIAASCADLALATGFLARHGIRADGGRLLTQSQAKQVNAIMLTCGTYDAAGDFAYRVGLPGKSGVGGGIIAVVPGRCTLCVWSPGLDERGNSVAGVAALDRFTTLTGLSVF
- a CDS encoding undecaprenyl-diphosphate phosphatase, whose amino-acid sequence is MSVINVGQAVVLGVVEGVTEFLPVSSTGHLKITEGLMNIPVDDDAVVGFSAVIQVGAIAAVLVYFFKDIVRIVSAWGRGLRNKDERHNHDYKFAWWVIYATIPIVAVGLAAKPLIEGPLASLWVVAGSLIAGSAVMWAADQMGRHKRGEDDVSFKDAMLVGSSQILALLFPGFSRSGATMSTGLILDLDRVAATRLSFFLGIPALTGAGLYELKDALGTGVGAAPLIVGTVVSFVVAYASIAWLLKFVAKHSFNAFVIYRIVIGVLLFGLLGAGIIDS
- a CDS encoding DUF190 domain-containing protein — its product is MTRLTGSALRVTVFIGENDTWHHKPLYAEIVHRAHAAGLAGASVFRGIEGFGASSLIHTSRLLSLSEDLPVAVIVVDTEERVRAFLPQLDELVTEGLVILDDCEVIRYAGRGAAPTDTSGAPRASGDDRPGAGEKSL
- the crcB gene encoding fluoride efflux transporter CrcB, with the translated sequence MTVPHPERVGESGAPVRAPARGASPWHGQGPVVAVVALGGAVGATARYGAARLWPTPADAFPWTTFAVNVVGCAVIGVFMVLITDAWRAHRLVRPFFGTGVLGGFTTFSTYAVDIRKLIGAGHAGIGLGYLAATLCAALAAVWLGVAATRRALAWRRR
- the mptB gene encoding polyprenol phosphomannose-dependent alpha 1,6 mannosyltransferase MptB; the encoded protein is MPFPVDLHRCQAIGLAGTAFLALGGETAGALPAHDLLAPESGRAVLGLVGVYFGVVLLIAAWALLGTVVRGPEPPTPRSLLLVLATWAAPLLLAPPLFSRDVYSYLAQGAMVDAHIDVYANGPARLGGPLADEVAPVWQRTATPYGPVFLAVARGLSALTRGEIPAGLLGMRMVALLGVALMAAALPRLARHSGADPAAALWLGALNPLVLLHLVAGAHNDAIMLGLLGVGLVAARGHRPVVGVVLVTLAALVKVPAALGLVAVIALRGRGQGRRGLARATATTLPVAVATTVAATAVAGTGYGWIAALKTPVSPHNWSPTSVLGRATGAVLQKLGSGLAPFAMPAWHAAGLVATVGLLLFIWLRLRPHPVYALGLSLAAVAVFGPAVRPWYALWGLFLIAAAAPTTSVRSRVAAASAVLALAVLPSGSPAGAGQVILAVSGGALALVVLWQAHQAARPQAPVLERTA
- a CDS encoding SMP-30/gluconolactonase/LRE family protein, giving the protein MEQRSTTAAGRAALVPRRLVPLGGRGPEDVVADSRGGVLTGLEDGRIVRVDGLGDPDRTDVRVVAETGGRPLGLELLPDNALLVCDAERGLLRIGLDDGVVRVLADRVAGAPLRFCSNVVALSDGTVYFTVSSRSHPLKQWIGDLVEHTGSGCLLRLAPGETEPEVILEGLQFANGLACSADESFLVLAETGAWRLVRYWLTGPRAGRAETFVDDLPGQPDNLWRAPDGPIWVALAGPRVAALELLHRRGPAVRRAAARVAVRAPFRPPGTTGVLAVDDAGGVVHHLESRRARYRMVTSACESEGRLILGSIWERGLAVCDLPGVPG
- a CDS encoding ArsR/SmtB family transcription factor, with product MLKGPVNGQRRDILEWLRDPEAHFPPQRRGDLVDDGVSPEALAVKLGVNRAVARTHLDLLTGVGLLRAKKVGRRTYYRRDEYRIAEVSHFFEKGW
- the crcB gene encoding fluoride efflux transporter CrcB, which translates into the protein MNWLLVILGAAVGAPLRYLTDRAVQLKHDTVFPWGTLVVNVTGCLVLGALTGAASAGQVPGHLQLLLGTGLCGALTTYSTFSYETLRLTETGAGFYAAANVIVSVTAGLGAAFAGVSFAQALWT
- a CDS encoding glycoside hydrolase family 53 protein; translated protein: MFHPRRTLRALLLPLAAGLALTALPAQTAQAASTLTNAGFEADGTGAAVPSGWSESGDTGASYVEAGGHGGSYRLSHYSASAYKVETYQTLTGLTNGNYELTAWVRSGGGQNSAYLNLKNCGGTAQRTDLPVSTSGWIHLVVPVAVTNNQCTISIYSDANAGNWINVDDLAFTSGTTGLSVKGSDISSLAKSEAYGGVYKTSSGTTGDALAILKSAGMNYARLKVWVNPADGYNNKARVLAMAKRIKAQGMKLLIDFHYSDTWADPGTQTKPAAWVGHTYSQLKTDVYNHTYDVLNGLKAQGTTADMVQIGNEINGGMLWSEGSTDNFAQLAGLLNSGYSAAKAVSSSTVVALHLAKGGDLTGTRWWFDTALANGVKFDAIGLSYYGYWHGSLYDFQTTLDDAAARYGKPVFVAETAYPFRLDSDDALTNQIDTTAELVSGYAATTTGQSNWLRDVMNIVEAVPNGRGLGVFYWEATWTAVTGNGWDPTDATSGNGWENQALFGFDDKALPAMSQFSHR